In Bacteroidota bacterium, the following proteins share a genomic window:
- a CDS encoding SPOR domain-containing protein, with product MNRDDLLKRCVDRRVAHETSVVAVSHLFYVYLLSALKKGQQVEVPNFGTFGTHMVGVKRQRRMPFFAVEQDLADKVNERYRNLKTLLVGKYELMPEEGEVEYTGKEQKYDPLIDTLGKEIVLDTERDVSADDFLGELSRGPVSTPKPEIKPPAPIEPPPPETVGFEPAPQEETIRFEPEREETIEPPLREEMPREEAASPRLKERKLMPKPNFNLSGEGEDDTQPVGMTPDQSSAPPPTLRELSSSEGPSAWLQIAIALVILGAITFALNHFGVLNLWGKKATVQVDDSLPPIVQPAPTTEESTLEGTHSASEPAEQGKEPTPTPSVAEETKPVSPPVTERKEEPKAVVTPPSARPEPTPRKEVATTPPGGQGNFTIQVSSWTSQADADRAVRRLTDAGFEAYVAVGNVKGRTWYRVRVGRYTSQADAQAVTTRLRGISEGVWVTKVD from the coding sequence ATGAATAGAGACGATTTACTCAAGCGATGTGTCGACCGGCGGGTCGCGCACGAAACCAGCGTAGTTGCGGTTTCACACCTATTCTACGTATATTTACTCTCAGCGCTCAAGAAGGGGCAGCAGGTGGAGGTGCCAAATTTCGGAACATTCGGTACCCACATGGTCGGCGTCAAGCGGCAGCGCAGGATGCCTTTCTTTGCTGTTGAGCAAGACCTTGCGGACAAAGTAAACGAGCGCTATCGAAATCTGAAGACTCTTTTAGTCGGGAAGTATGAGTTGATGCCCGAAGAGGGTGAAGTGGAATATACCGGCAAAGAGCAGAAATACGATCCTCTCATAGACACACTCGGGAAAGAAATCGTTCTTGATACTGAGAGGGATGTTTCAGCGGATGATTTTCTGGGGGAACTTTCACGTGGTCCGGTCAGCACGCCAAAACCGGAAATCAAGCCTCCCGCTCCAATAGAGCCTCCCCCGCCGGAAACAGTCGGATTCGAGCCTGCCCCGCAGGAGGAAACAATCAGATTCGAACCGGAACGCGAGGAGACAATCGAACCTCCTCTGCGGGAGGAGATGCCACGTGAAGAAGCAGCATCACCACGACTCAAAGAGAGGAAACTTATGCCGAAGCCGAACTTCAATTTAAGTGGAGAAGGCGAAGACGATACGCAACCCGTCGGGATGACGCCCGATCAATCATCCGCACCGCCTCCAACGCTCAGGGAACTTTCAAGCAGTGAGGGGCCGTCTGCATGGCTGCAGATCGCAATTGCGCTCGTGATTCTTGGCGCAATTACATTTGCACTGAACCATTTCGGCGTTCTGAATTTGTGGGGGAAGAAAGCAACCGTGCAGGTTGATGATAGCCTGCCGCCCATCGTCCAGCCGGCTCCGACTACGGAGGAAAGCACGTTGGAGGGCACACACTCCGCTTCAGAACCCGCAGAACAGGGAAAAGAGCCGACTCCGACACCGTCTGTCGCAGAAGAGACGAAGCCCGTTTCTCCTCCCGTGACCGAGCGGAAGGAAGAACCCAAAGCCGTTGTAACACCCCCATCGGCGAGGCCCGAACCAACGCCACGCAAAGAAGTAGCAACGACCCCACCGGGCGGACAGGGGAACTTCACGATTCAGGTATCGTCATGGACATCGCAAGCAGATGCAGATCGTGCGGTTCGCCGCCTGACTGATGCGGGCTTTGAAGCCTATGTGGCTGTTGGGAATGTCAAGGGAAGAACGTGGTACCGCGTGAGGGTCGGGCGCTATACTTCTCAGGCTGATGCACAAGCTGTGACTACCCGGTTAAGAGGCATTAGTGAAGGAGTGTGGGTAACAAAGGTCGATTGA
- a CDS encoding DUF92 domain-containing protein translates to MTDQLLIGLLFASVISLFSLFTRFLTPGGAFTQFVLGTILLGLGGWKWTVPMLVFFILSSIISRIGKSKKQSAERYFQKSSQRDAGQVIANGGIAGAVTLIWHLTAIDSLYIAYLGAVAAATADTWATEIGTLSRSSPVLLTTFERVEAGRSGAVSLLGSAAGLAGSAVVLFSGIWWLHGPFPEIAVLIVLGGIFGSTVDSLLGATVQVQYECRNCKKITERSEHCGEASTYFLGFRQLNNDAVNLICTAVGAFSTWLAIEYFA, encoded by the coding sequence GTGACCGATCAACTGCTCATCGGGCTTCTCTTCGCATCAGTCATTTCGCTGTTTTCCTTGTTCACACGTTTCCTTACTCCGGGCGGCGCTTTTACGCAATTCGTGCTGGGCACAATCCTTCTTGGATTAGGAGGATGGAAATGGACTGTGCCAATGCTTGTGTTCTTCATTCTTTCCAGCATTATCTCCCGAATCGGAAAATCCAAAAAGCAATCCGCCGAAAGATACTTCCAAAAATCATCACAGAGGGATGCCGGTCAAGTCATAGCCAACGGTGGCATTGCCGGCGCAGTGACGCTGATTTGGCACCTTACAGCGATCGACTCACTGTACATTGCCTATCTCGGAGCAGTGGCAGCTGCAACGGCTGATACATGGGCAACGGAAATCGGCACACTCTCACGATCTTCGCCTGTTCTTCTGACCACGTTTGAACGAGTTGAAGCCGGCAGGTCGGGAGCAGTCTCGTTACTGGGATCGGCAGCAGGTCTTGCAGGATCGGCCGTCGTTCTTTTCAGCGGGATTTGGTGGCTTCACGGCCCGTTTCCGGAAATAGCCGTTCTTATTGTTCTTGGGGGGATTTTTGGAAGCACAGTTGATTCACTCCTCGGTGCCACTGTGCAGGTACAATACGAGTGCAGAAACTGCAAGAAAATCACTGAACGGTCGGAGCATTGCGGGGAGGCGTCAACCTACTTTTTAGGCTTTCGCCAACTAAATAACGATGCTGTGAACCTGATCTGTACAGCAGTAGGAGCATTCAGCACATGGCTTGCGATCGAGTATTTCGCTTAG
- a CDS encoding peptidylprolyl isomerase has product MKHQSFKQLSVLAALLIFGAGDRSSAQAQSDAKGELLTGEYHATIETSLGKIEVELYTADAPKTVTNFVRLAEEKFFDGQRFHRVSKNFVIQGGDDKSKDVKKKAEWGTGGKSIWGREFEDELNPNTASYQAGYQKGVLAMANRGRNTNTSQFFIMLRDNTSLPKNYTIFGKVTKGIDVVEKIGQVEIEPQMGATDGRPKVDVVIKKIRASKSGGASQGK; this is encoded by the coding sequence ATGAAACATCAATCATTCAAACAACTGTCAGTTCTCGCTGCTCTGCTGATCTTCGGTGCCGGTGACCGGTCATCGGCACAGGCGCAATCTGACGCGAAAGGAGAATTGCTTACGGGCGAATATCATGCAACAATCGAAACTTCCCTCGGGAAGATTGAGGTGGAACTCTACACAGCCGACGCTCCGAAGACCGTCACCAATTTTGTAAGGTTGGCGGAAGAGAAATTCTTTGATGGCCAGCGGTTTCATCGCGTGTCAAAGAACTTCGTCATTCAGGGTGGCGACGATAAGTCGAAGGATGTGAAGAAGAAGGCAGAATGGGGAACCGGCGGCAAGAGCATCTGGGGCAGGGAGTTCGAGGACGAACTGAATCCGAATACCGCCTCCTATCAGGCCGGCTATCAGAAAGGCGTTCTTGCAATGGCAAACCGCGGACGCAACACCAATACGAGCCAGTTCTTCATTATGCTCCGCGACAATACCTCGTTGCCGAAGAACTATACGATTTTCGGCAAGGTGACAAAGGGTATCGACGTCGTTGAGAAGATCGGACAGGTCGAGATCGAGCCGCAAATGGGAGCCACCGACGGCAGGCCCAAGGTTGATGTTGTAATCAAGAAAATCCGCGCCTCCAAATCAGGCGGAGCATCGCAGGGAAAGTAA
- a CDS encoding HU family DNA-binding protein has translation MSQEELINMISERAGISRQTVREIIHAFADVWTEEILTNGELTLDNIGDFLIEHRPGRKGLNSETREVFTIPPRDYLSFTPSQDLINWSNKSS, from the coding sequence ATGAGTCAAGAAGAACTAATCAACATGATTTCCGAGCGCGCAGGAATCTCGCGACAAACAGTCCGCGAAATCATTCATGCCTTCGCCGACGTATGGACGGAGGAAATTCTGACCAACGGCGAACTGACTCTTGATAATATCGGTGACTTTTTGATCGAGCACAGGCCGGGTCGGAAGGGCCTGAATTCGGAAACCCGCGAGGTATTCACGATACCCCCGCGGGACTATCTCTCTTTCACCCCCTCTCAAGATCTCATCAATTGGAGTAATAAAAGCTCATGA
- a CDS encoding outer membrane lipoprotein carrier protein LolA — MMKRVGGLVVAVVVVLFAEVCSAQTAQNILERVKRKYDSINDAELKFSQHVRFEVSKLEQNVSGTLVIKKENKYRVETEGRTIVTDGVTVWSYSQATNQVLIDRYKGDERAMTPENILAVAPKDYYASILGKEKVGGVDARLLKLVPKDENSLVRTMKAWVDESTWLIRKVEIVDVNDKTTMYVVSDMKVNTGIPDSRFAYQIPDGAEAVDLR, encoded by the coding sequence ATGATGAAGAGAGTTGGCGGACTGGTAGTGGCCGTTGTGGTGGTGTTATTTGCCGAAGTATGTTCAGCACAAACAGCCCAAAACATTCTTGAGCGCGTGAAGAGGAAGTATGATTCCATCAACGATGCAGAACTGAAGTTCTCGCAACATGTCAGGTTTGAAGTATCGAAACTTGAACAGAATGTCAGCGGCACGCTGGTTATCAAAAAAGAGAACAAATACCGAGTGGAAACCGAGGGGCGCACAATTGTCACCGACGGGGTCACGGTGTGGTCGTACTCGCAGGCAACCAATCAAGTACTCATCGATCGCTACAAAGGTGATGAGCGGGCAATGACGCCGGAGAACATTCTTGCCGTTGCTCCGAAGGATTACTATGCCTCCATTCTTGGAAAGGAAAAAGTAGGCGGGGTGGATGCGCGTCTCCTCAAACTTGTTCCGAAGGACGAGAATTCGCTGGTTCGCACAATGAAAGCCTGGGTGGACGAATCCACATGGCTTATCAGGAAAGTGGAGATTGTTGATGTCAATGATAAAACCACGATGTACGTTGTCAGCGACATGAAGGTCAATACAGGTATTCCTGACTCGCGTTTTGCATATCAAATACCCGACGGGGCTGAAGCTGTTGATCTCCGGTAG
- a CDS encoding TonB-dependent receptor encodes MSNVVALVVVLGALSGIVFGQVKEVSPDSLGQTTVDTLQHLDDEGEWLWQHRTTVPQVIGNDKAAIEENRIFDLSVQPLTVGERESVEVELGNFQKIRANFVPALKTLSGKLKLGYGSYSSPSFEGWVGTASAMSDVLVRGSFTSTNGRHPNQDYYSGDAGLAAGVFFSKNAGMFSGGRLQADVDFSRQQYRLYGSATPTRLRTVSSIENVIGLKANYVNDDYLHASLNLTNLFMIDSVRNTEHYAGFEVSGGATIDRTRLLLGLQGWKSFSTASSPNQDPQFASFAAGAEYRVSEGISVTGGGTLYLEQGSDSESRTLLQPRFGVEWYAANGLKFYGRYEPYVERNSLQKFARSNPYLSYNINVRNTEFFSRISVGATSEIGKGVAAGVSFTYSKADNHPVFSVTPANVWSIDYGSATRIFVFHSEVHAEIVGKHTLGFVFTGRSARITLKSDTLGMLETGLPYYPDVAISGSYRHRLSPRFMAGSAIRFIGRQFADVVNSRQLSSFVVWDMQAEYEIARRLLVAVSVENILDQQQQWWEQYAGESRRVRLSIDFSW; translated from the coding sequence ATGAGCAATGTTGTGGCGCTTGTGGTTGTGTTGGGGGCGTTATCGGGAATTGTCTTCGGACAGGTAAAGGAAGTTTCGCCGGATAGCCTTGGGCAAACTACAGTTGATACACTTCAACACCTTGACGATGAAGGTGAATGGTTGTGGCAGCATCGAACAACCGTTCCGCAAGTGATCGGCAACGACAAAGCGGCGATAGAGGAGAATCGGATTTTCGATCTGAGCGTTCAACCTTTGACGGTTGGTGAACGCGAATCAGTCGAAGTGGAGTTGGGCAATTTTCAAAAGATACGTGCCAATTTCGTTCCTGCATTGAAAACATTGAGCGGAAAACTCAAGCTCGGTTATGGCTCGTACTCATCTCCTTCGTTTGAAGGATGGGTGGGAACAGCTTCGGCTATGTCTGATGTACTTGTACGCGGCAGCTTTACATCAACAAACGGCCGCCACCCGAATCAGGACTATTATTCCGGAGATGCCGGACTTGCGGCAGGAGTGTTCTTTTCGAAGAACGCCGGAATGTTTTCCGGCGGGCGATTGCAGGCCGATGTTGATTTCAGCAGGCAGCAATATCGTCTATACGGTTCGGCGACACCGACACGATTGCGTACCGTAAGTAGTATCGAGAACGTCATAGGGCTGAAAGCGAACTATGTAAACGATGATTATCTTCACGCATCACTCAATCTGACTAATCTGTTTATGATTGATTCAGTCCGCAACACCGAACACTATGCAGGGTTCGAGGTTTCCGGTGGGGCAACGATTGACCGGACGAGACTGCTGCTGGGGCTGCAAGGTTGGAAGAGTTTCTCCACAGCGTCTTCTCCCAATCAGGATCCGCAGTTTGCGAGTTTTGCCGCAGGCGCGGAGTATCGTGTGTCGGAAGGCATTTCAGTAACCGGAGGCGGTACACTCTATCTTGAGCAAGGGTCTGATTCTGAGTCCCGAACTCTGCTGCAGCCCAGGTTTGGTGTTGAGTGGTATGCCGCAAACGGATTGAAGTTTTACGGACGGTATGAACCGTATGTCGAGCGCAACTCGCTGCAGAAGTTCGCCCGCTCGAATCCTTATCTCTCATACAATATCAACGTTCGAAATACGGAGTTCTTCAGCAGGATCTCGGTTGGCGCTACTTCGGAAATCGGGAAAGGGGTAGCTGCGGGGGTTTCTTTCACGTATTCAAAGGCCGACAATCATCCTGTTTTCTCGGTAACACCTGCGAATGTATGGAGTATCGACTACGGCAGTGCAACACGGATTTTCGTGTTCCACTCCGAGGTGCACGCCGAGATTGTGGGCAAGCATACGCTGGGATTTGTTTTTACCGGTCGCAGTGCAAGGATTACGCTCAAATCCGATACGCTCGGCATGCTTGAAACCGGGTTGCCGTACTACCCGGATGTGGCGATAAGCGGTTCGTATCGGCATCGTCTTTCGCCGCGCTTCATGGCGGGGTCGGCAATTCGATTTATCGGCCGTCAGTTCGCCGATGTCGTGAACAGCCGGCAACTCTCGTCGTTCGTTGTATGGGATATGCAAGCCGAATACGAAATTGCCCGACGGCTTCTCGTTGCCGTATCTGTCGAAAACATTCTCGATCAACAACAGCAGTGGTGGGAACAGTACGCCGGCGAATCCCGTCGTGTCAGGCTGTCCATCGATTTCAGTTGGTAA
- a CDS encoding flippase-like domain-containing protein, with protein sequence MTPRTRKYLRNGISICLTAGFLYFAFYKTDFPTLINSIAGANYWWILLSFGFLLASHAVRAWRWRYLLEPMKPGIGMRNLFSGVMVGYMVNNVLPRAGELVRPYVIGKLEGVPKSAAFGTIVVERIIDTISFLILVALMPLVYNGPLRETFPWLDDAMTGISIFTFAFISVIVVLAVRRDWTSALVALVGKVLPTRWTEPFERLSQDFLDGFMFVKRPQNLALILVQSVAVWFLYICMVYVAFFAFETDLDFKAAVVIQAISSIGVAMPTPGGTGSYHMFASQALNKLFGVSGTVALSYATVTHGFGYIGTMIIGLYFFFKDHIKVSEAVKSGEQGA encoded by the coding sequence ATGACCCCGCGTACCCGGAAGTATCTTCGCAATGGAATCAGTATTTGCCTGACGGCGGGATTTCTGTATTTCGCATTTTACAAGACGGATTTTCCCACGCTCATCAACTCCATTGCCGGAGCAAACTATTGGTGGATATTGCTGAGCTTCGGATTTCTCCTTGCGAGCCATGCCGTCCGGGCGTGGCGCTGGCGTTACCTGCTCGAACCGATGAAGCCCGGCATCGGTATGCGCAATCTGTTTTCAGGGGTCATGGTCGGGTATATGGTGAACAACGTGCTCCCGAGGGCGGGTGAGTTGGTTCGCCCGTATGTGATTGGCAAACTCGAGGGAGTGCCAAAGAGCGCAGCGTTCGGAACAATTGTCGTGGAGCGTATCATTGATACCATTTCATTCTTGATCCTTGTTGCGCTGATGCCGCTTGTGTACAACGGACCGTTGCGGGAGACTTTTCCGTGGCTTGATGACGCGATGACGGGTATTTCCATTTTCACGTTTGCGTTTATCTCGGTGATCGTTGTTCTCGCTGTGCGGCGGGACTGGACTTCCGCGCTGGTTGCCCTTGTTGGCAAAGTTCTTCCCACGCGGTGGACTGAACCTTTTGAGCGGCTTTCCCAAGACTTTCTCGATGGATTCATGTTCGTCAAACGGCCGCAGAACCTTGCGTTGATTCTGGTGCAGAGTGTTGCGGTGTGGTTTCTGTACATTTGCATGGTCTACGTGGCGTTCTTTGCCTTCGAAACGGATTTGGATTTCAAGGCGGCGGTTGTTATTCAGGCAATTTCAAGCATCGGTGTTGCCATGCCGACTCCAGGCGGCACCGGTTCGTATCACATGTTCGCATCGCAAGCATTGAATAAATTGTTCGGCGTATCCGGTACTGTTGCGCTGAGCTATGCAACGGTGACGCACGGATTCGGATATATCGGTACGATGATTATCGGATTGTATTTCTTCTTTAAAGATCATATCAAAGTGTCTGAAGCAGTGAAGTCCGGGGAGCAAGGGGCGTGA
- the holA gene encoding DNA polymerase III subunit delta, whose translation MAKSQGPTYEDLLARLAKHDFSPVYLLHGEEQFLAEEATDAIVNAALTSDESGFNLDVMYGTEADPRDVVSHASSFPMMAERRVVIVREADKLGQAEILANYIEHPSPSTCLVLVCTKPDFRKKPFVTAKKHGFVLECKPLWENQIPGWISRRVKKDKREISSDAASLLAAYAGTSLRELSNELEKLYIYIGEATSISVDDVSAVVGVSKEFNIFELQWAIGMKETRKATEVLERMLEAGGQPVMMVAVMVKFFQTVWKLLDVRRRNVPQAQQMTQAGIFSFIDKYNQVANRFTIREIEDVFLSLSRVDEMLKTSGGDPKLLLQTFIVNATRQREPAHA comes from the coding sequence GTGGCAAAATCCCAGGGCCCTACATACGAGGATTTGCTTGCACGCCTCGCGAAGCATGACTTTTCGCCGGTGTACTTGTTACACGGCGAAGAGCAGTTTCTGGCCGAAGAGGCAACGGATGCGATTGTGAATGCCGCGCTCACGTCCGATGAGAGCGGCTTCAATCTTGACGTGATGTACGGAACAGAGGCGGATCCGCGAGATGTCGTGTCCCACGCTTCGTCCTTTCCGATGATGGCGGAACGGCGGGTCGTTATCGTCCGGGAAGCGGATAAACTCGGGCAGGCGGAAATACTCGCCAATTACATTGAACATCCCTCGCCCTCGACGTGCCTCGTCTTGGTGTGTACCAAGCCTGATTTCCGGAAGAAACCCTTTGTTACCGCAAAGAAACACGGCTTTGTCCTTGAATGCAAGCCACTGTGGGAGAATCAGATTCCGGGGTGGATCAGCAGACGCGTGAAGAAAGATAAGCGGGAGATTTCATCCGATGCCGCTTCCTTGCTCGCTGCATACGCAGGCACATCGCTGCGCGAACTCTCGAACGAACTGGAGAAACTCTACATCTACATCGGAGAAGCAACATCCATCAGTGTCGATGATGTTTCCGCGGTTGTAGGCGTATCGAAGGAGTTCAACATTTTCGAGTTGCAATGGGCGATCGGCATGAAGGAAACGCGCAAAGCAACAGAGGTTCTCGAACGCATGCTCGAAGCAGGGGGGCAACCGGTAATGATGGTTGCCGTGATGGTGAAGTTCTTCCAGACTGTCTGGAAATTGCTCGACGTACGACGCCGCAATGTTCCGCAAGCGCAGCAAATGACGCAGGCCGGGATTTTTTCATTCATTGACAAATACAATCAGGTAGCGAACCGTTTCACCATACGTGAAATTGAAGACGTTTTCCTTTCCCTTTCCCGGGTTGATGAAATGCTGAAAACATCCGGTGGCGACCCGAAACTTCTGCTGCAAACATTCATCGTTAACGCCACGCGCCAGCGTGAGCCGGCACATGCGTAA
- a CDS encoding tetratricopeptide repeat protein, whose protein sequence is MMKISFSLVVLLAAVSLVFSQQIRFKTEAEDFALFHNQFKSGQFLHALRHLDKFLDDYPESPKRAEAFFLSAECLYSLNQYSGAEKRYELFLINFPGYSLADSALFRLGEIAFARSDFQTAINKFRRILDDFGGSRLAGEAAFWVGESYFNLQEVHSSQNFYRISSELYPRNRLASSAILSLGWTHHKLKDYGKALESYRLLLARFPESDFTSHARQRSGECAYHLKEYGAAIGFLADARSEITDIDKLAETDYMIVESYFHLGDHPNAMFSIQHFLKTHKGHRLERHVRYALGWTYLKESNYEAAAATFAELAEGEDELAHAALFQKGIASKMAGNSQAASAEFALCSRQNGEFRDNAIYELGLIEYLGGNYEEAKALFTEVVKGFPESDVRAHGYRMLGETNLALLKFDEAREAFTAALVLPDAPPTVVLDAEFQEAWAFLKLKQYDEAAIRLERFISSYPDDSRLSEAHFWLAEAHYHAGNYPQSAASYVEVIRSYPQSPRMNETLYGFGWANFRMGDYPAAAAAFEEVLKNKETHFAYDARMRLGDCYFAMQDYASAAGAYRLAARQFDEEPGIDFANYRIAQCAEKTETPARTLFEYLNFIALFPQSEFVDDAMYDIGRVLMQQKDYRSAIRQFKSFTDQFPQSPIVSRALTSTGEAYLKLKDNRRALDAYNKVLTAHPLSESVLNAISGVQECLAAAGRSAEALKVVDDFLQHNPEHPYSDRIALRKPDFLFERQEYAKAAQEFEIFVKQYPLSPIVSDAYFGMAMSYRAINRPDEALQSFRQVALINPQSSLAPASRLELGMLYAQQRMYPEALAAFDELQQNYPESDVAPEGAYEKGMTLLAAEMLENAEGHFSSVGAGHKGSLFGDKCLIGYGLVKQKKLEFAEAVQVFTDVASRRTDEVGAEAQFRVGETLFLLQQYREAVLALQRVREVFAAHKDIVARATLKMGEGYEVLSEKAKAQEAYQSVLRSHKNDEFGREAERKLKGLRGA, encoded by the coding sequence ATGATGAAAATCAGCTTTAGTTTAGTTGTGTTGCTTGCGGCCGTCTCCCTTGTGTTCTCGCAACAAATTCGCTTCAAAACTGAAGCAGAGGATTTTGCGCTCTTCCACAATCAATTCAAAAGCGGTCAGTTTCTTCACGCACTCCGACATCTCGACAAGTTTCTTGACGATTACCCTGAAAGCCCCAAGCGCGCCGAGGCTTTTTTTCTCTCGGCGGAATGTCTCTATTCGCTCAATCAATACTCCGGTGCTGAAAAGAGATACGAGTTATTCCTCATAAACTTCCCCGGATATTCACTTGCCGACAGTGCCTTGTTCCGGCTTGGGGAGATTGCTTTCGCGAGATCGGATTTTCAAACGGCAATCAACAAATTCAGGCGAATACTGGATGATTTTGGAGGAAGCCGATTAGCAGGAGAGGCCGCATTTTGGGTCGGCGAGTCGTACTTCAATCTTCAAGAAGTTCATTCCTCACAAAATTTCTATCGAATCTCAAGCGAGTTGTATCCACGAAACCGGCTTGCATCTTCTGCAATTCTCTCTCTCGGCTGGACACATCACAAGCTGAAGGACTACGGCAAAGCGCTTGAAAGCTACCGACTCCTTCTTGCGAGATTTCCGGAAAGTGATTTTACCTCCCATGCCCGTCAGCGGAGCGGTGAATGCGCTTATCATCTCAAGGAATACGGAGCTGCTATCGGCTTTCTGGCGGACGCCCGTTCAGAAATCACGGACATTGACAAGCTTGCCGAAACCGACTACATGATCGTCGAATCCTACTTCCATCTCGGAGATCACCCCAATGCCATGTTCAGTATTCAGCATTTCCTGAAGACACACAAAGGGCACAGGTTAGAAAGGCATGTCCGTTACGCGCTCGGTTGGACGTATTTGAAAGAATCCAACTACGAGGCCGCTGCTGCTACTTTCGCCGAACTTGCTGAAGGGGAGGACGAGCTTGCCCATGCCGCCTTGTTTCAAAAGGGGATTGCCAGCAAAATGGCAGGCAATTCGCAAGCCGCATCGGCGGAGTTTGCGCTATGCAGCCGGCAGAACGGCGAATTCCGCGACAACGCAATCTACGAACTCGGATTAATTGAATACCTCGGCGGAAACTACGAGGAAGCCAAGGCCCTATTCACCGAAGTGGTGAAGGGATTTCCGGAAAGTGATGTCCGGGCTCACGGCTACAGGATGTTGGGAGAGACGAATCTGGCGTTGCTCAAATTCGATGAGGCCCGCGAAGCTTTTACGGCGGCTCTTGTCCTTCCGGATGCTCCGCCCACAGTAGTTTTGGATGCTGAATTTCAAGAAGCCTGGGCCTTTCTAAAGCTCAAGCAGTATGATGAGGCGGCGATTCGACTAGAACGCTTTATCTCATCCTATCCTGATGATTCGAGGCTTTCCGAAGCACATTTCTGGCTTGCAGAGGCACATTATCATGCAGGCAACTATCCTCAATCAGCCGCAAGCTACGTCGAGGTGATCCGGTCGTATCCGCAAAGCCCGAGAATGAATGAAACACTCTACGGGTTCGGCTGGGCGAATTTCAGAATGGGAGATTACCCTGCAGCGGCGGCTGCGTTTGAAGAGGTTCTGAAGAACAAGGAAACCCACTTCGCCTACGATGCCCGGATGCGCCTCGGAGATTGCTACTTTGCGATGCAGGATTATGCCTCCGCGGCGGGAGCATACCGTTTAGCGGCTCGACAGTTTGACGAGGAGCCGGGCATTGACTTTGCCAACTACAGAATTGCCCAATGCGCTGAAAAGACGGAAACTCCGGCGCGGACTCTGTTTGAGTATCTCAATTTCATCGCCCTCTTTCCGCAATCCGAATTTGTGGATGACGCGATGTACGACATCGGAAGGGTGTTGATGCAACAGAAGGATTATCGGAGCGCGATACGCCAGTTCAAGTCCTTCACCGACCAATTCCCGCAGAGTCCGATTGTCTCCAGAGCATTAACAAGCACAGGGGAAGCATATCTGAAACTGAAGGATAACCGCCGTGCGCTTGATGCATACAACAAGGTTCTGACGGCGCATCCGCTGAGCGAATCTGTGCTCAACGCTATCAGCGGAGTTCAGGAGTGCCTCGCGGCAGCGGGGAGAAGTGCCGAGGCGCTGAAGGTCGTTGATGATTTCCTGCAACACAATCCTGAACATCCTTACTCCGACAGGATTGCATTACGCAAGCCCGATTTTCTGTTCGAGAGGCAAGAATACGCCAAAGCAGCTCAGGAATTCGAAATCTTTGTGAAACAATATCCTCTCAGCCCGATAGTATCGGATGCCTATTTTGGGATGGCGATGAGCTATCGGGCAATAAACCGGCCCGATGAAGCGCTGCAATCATTCCGTCAGGTGGCACTGATCAATCCGCAGAGTTCTCTTGCTCCTGCTTCACGGCTTGAGTTAGGAATGCTCTATGCACAGCAACGAATGTATCCCGAGGCGCTTGCAGCGTTCGACGAATTACAGCAGAACTATCCCGAAAGTGACGTTGCGCCGGAGGGCGCATACGAAAAGGGGATGACGCTTTTGGCTGCCGAAATGCTTGAAAACGCTGAAGGGCATTTCAGTTCGGTCGGTGCCGGCCATAAAGGAAGTCTGTTTGGCGACAAATGCCTCATCGGGTATGGATTGGTGAAACAGAAGAAGCTCGAATTCGCCGAGGCGGTTCAGGTTTTTACCGACGTTGCTTCACGCCGAACAGATGAAGTCGGAGCCGAAGCGCAATTCAGAGTCGGGGAGACACTTTTTTTGCTTCAGCAATACCGGGAGGCGGTTCTTGCTTTGCAGAGGGTCAGGGAAGTGTTCGCTGCTCACAAAGATATTGTTGCCCGTGCAACATTGAAAATGGGGGAAGGCTATGAAGTGTTGTCCGAAAAGGCCAAAGCGCAGGAAGCATATCAGTCGGTTTTGCGATCTCACAAGAACGATGAATTCGGCAGGGAAGCAGAGCGGAAACTGAAGGGATTGCGGGGCGCATGA